One segment of Natronosalvus halobius DNA contains the following:
- a CDS encoding HAD family hydrolase: MLEAVVFDLDYTLAVPDRDRETLLTEATAATGAPPLSREAYLEAHRNNLTRESREPIFADLLADHDTSAEPGAVATAYRESIADALTPLAGVEAMLEDLRSTYRVGLLTNGPVRAQRDKLETLDWESRFDAALVTGELEAGKPDPRAFEAILEELSVAPDRAVYVGDEREADVEGATRAGMRAIQVLRSDTEPDSRAVAHVDQSTIASELPAVLASL, from the coding sequence ATGCTCGAGGCAGTCGTCTTCGATTTAGATTACACACTGGCGGTCCCCGACCGGGACCGGGAGACGTTGCTCACCGAGGCGACGGCCGCGACCGGTGCACCGCCGCTCTCGAGGGAGGCGTACCTCGAGGCTCATCGGAACAACCTCACGCGCGAGAGCCGCGAGCCAATCTTCGCGGACCTGCTCGCCGACCACGACACAAGCGCCGAGCCCGGCGCCGTCGCCACGGCCTACCGGGAGTCCATCGCCGACGCCCTCACGCCGCTGGCGGGCGTCGAGGCCATGCTCGAGGACCTCCGGTCGACCTACCGCGTGGGACTCCTGACGAACGGTCCCGTCCGCGCCCAGCGAGACAAACTCGAGACGCTGGACTGGGAGAGCCGGTTCGACGCGGCGCTCGTCACCGGCGAACTCGAGGCCGGCAAGCCCGACCCGCGGGCGTTCGAGGCGATCCTGGAGGAGCTGTCGGTCGCACCCGACCGAGCCGTCTACGTCGGTGACGAGCGCGAGGCGGACGTGGAGGGGGCGACTCGAGCGGGAATGCGGGCGATCCAGGTGCTCCGATCGGACACCGAACCCGACTCGCGGGCGGTCGCCCACGTCGACCAGTCCACCATCGCGAGTGAATTGCCAGCGGTTCTGGCGTCGTTGTAG
- a CDS encoding Leu/Phe/Val dehydrogenase, translating into MVHGKMAAFGHEQVTHFVDDETGLEAIVAIHDTTLGPSLGGTRLLPYESHDAALRDVMRLSRAMTYKAAAADLDLGGGKAVIRADPTEKTEDLMAAYGRMIDRLGGYYITSVDVNTGVADMDIIAGESEHVVGTSAGLGDPSPITSRGVFEGLRACVEATYGTPDVDGLSVVVQGVGKVGSGLAELLDQHGAEVAVSDIDEEATAALAREYGFETVAPSAVYEQPCDVFAPCAIGGVVNDETIPQFECDIVAGGANNILDERAHAQALHDRDILYAPDYVLNAGGLITVAAEHTGATREQALADAVAIGDRTRTLIERADAEDVTVLEAADRYALDRIEAARSEAVSPSSR; encoded by the coding sequence ATGGTACACGGGAAGATGGCCGCGTTCGGCCACGAACAGGTAACGCACTTCGTCGACGACGAAACCGGCCTCGAGGCGATCGTCGCCATCCACGATACGACGCTCGGCCCCTCCCTCGGGGGCACTCGCCTGCTCCCTTACGAGAGCCACGACGCCGCTCTGCGAGACGTCATGCGCCTCTCTCGGGCTATGACCTACAAGGCGGCTGCCGCCGACCTCGATCTGGGCGGCGGGAAGGCCGTCATCCGCGCCGATCCGACCGAGAAGACCGAGGACCTGATGGCCGCCTACGGGCGAATGATCGACCGACTGGGCGGGTACTACATCACCTCCGTCGACGTCAACACCGGCGTCGCGGACATGGACATTATCGCGGGCGAATCCGAGCACGTCGTCGGAACCAGCGCGGGACTCGGAGACCCCTCGCCGATCACGTCCCGCGGCGTCTTCGAGGGGCTGCGGGCCTGCGTCGAGGCCACCTACGGAACGCCGGACGTGGACGGCCTCTCCGTCGTCGTCCAGGGCGTCGGAAAAGTCGGTAGCGGTCTCGCCGAACTCCTCGACCAGCACGGTGCCGAGGTCGCGGTGAGCGACATCGACGAGGAGGCGACTGCGGCACTCGCTCGCGAGTACGGCTTCGAGACCGTCGCCCCTTCGGCCGTCTACGAACAGCCCTGTGACGTCTTCGCTCCCTGTGCGATCGGCGGCGTCGTCAACGACGAGACGATTCCCCAATTCGAGTGCGACATCGTCGCCGGAGGGGCGAACAACATCCTGGACGAGCGGGCTCACGCGCAGGCGCTTCACGACCGGGACATTCTCTACGCGCCCGATTACGTGCTCAACGCGGGCGGCCTGATTACCGTCGCGGCTGAACACACCGGCGCCACGCGAGAACAGGCGCTCGCCGACGCGGTGGCCATCGGCGACCGGACCCGCACGCTCATCGAGCGCGCCGACGCCGAGGACGTGACCGTCCTCGAGGCCGCGGATCGGTACGCGCTCGACCGGATCGAGGCAGCAAGGTCCGAGGCGGTGTCTCCGTCGTCCAGGTAG
- a CDS encoding DUF2240 family protein: protein MSLRVAVAAPFKQHGTNRLRENEFVVALSLDRDWFSPDQSQRLIDVATQEGVLERDGPELVATFDPSSVTIDDDFVPGDDLLRERSTFERVLDALVASGVEKHEAVGAINSLQQEYAITIEAAAVVYASGEGIDVDELAPAARSALIEDG from the coding sequence ATGAGCCTTCGCGTCGCGGTCGCCGCCCCTTTCAAACAACACGGAACGAATCGGCTGCGCGAAAACGAGTTCGTCGTCGCGCTGTCGCTCGATCGCGACTGGTTCTCACCCGATCAGTCACAGCGCCTCATCGACGTCGCGACGCAGGAAGGCGTCCTGGAGCGCGACGGTCCCGAACTGGTAGCGACGTTCGATCCCTCGAGCGTAACCATCGACGACGACTTCGTCCCCGGCGACGACCTGCTCAGAGAGCGATCGACGTTCGAGCGCGTCCTGGACGCGCTGGTGGCGTCGGGCGTCGAAAAGCACGAGGCGGTTGGGGCGATCAACTCACTCCAACAGGAGTACGCGATCACGATCGAGGCCGCCGCGGTCGTCTACGCCAGCGGTGAGGGGATCGACGTCGACGAACTCGCCCCCGCCGCCCGGTCGGCGTTGATCGAAGACGGTTAG
- a CDS encoding ribonuclease H, with protein MAAHGRPALRDLFDESPTPHIAHPPSTHHRDFYVATDGSFRRAGGGLGAVIETRDGTRVGRIATTDVPPDNNVAEYRALHLGLDILAARAPVDARVGILVDHDELASNVNAAILAARHPDRKPPRPYTVPAATTHHWRGITARLSRFGEVRAARIDSSQNPAHPLANAPEEYAHVNSELDRCVLPDPPEVTSTQVPPPSRANRNQGGRASD; from the coding sequence ATGGCCGCTCACGGCCGCCCCGCACTTCGGGATCTGTTCGACGAGTCGCCGACACCGCACATTGCTCATCCGCCATCGACCCATCACCGTGACTTCTACGTCGCCACCGACGGGTCCTTCCGGCGGGCGGGCGGCGGCCTCGGGGCCGTCATCGAAACGCGTGACGGCACGCGCGTCGGTCGGATCGCGACCACCGACGTGCCGCCGGACAACAACGTCGCGGAGTACCGGGCGCTCCACCTCGGTCTCGACATCCTCGCAGCCAGGGCGCCGGTCGACGCCCGCGTCGGCATCCTCGTCGATCACGACGAACTCGCGAGCAACGTCAACGCCGCGATCCTGGCCGCCAGACACCCCGACCGTAAACCGCCACGTCCGTACACCGTTCCGGCGGCGACGACTCACCACTGGCGCGGGATCACCGCCAGACTCAGCCGCTTCGGCGAGGTCCGGGCCGCCCGAATCGACAGCAGCCAGAACCCCGCACACCCCCTCGCGAACGCTCCCGAGGAGTACGCCCACGTCAACAGCGAACTCGATCGCTGCGTACTCCCAGACCCACCCGAGGTGACGTCGACACAGGTCCCGCCACCGTCTCGAGCCAATCGGAATCAGGGGGGACGGGCATCGGACTAG
- a CDS encoding ABC transporter substrate-binding protein — MQGADKLTTNRRNVLRYTAGATTLGLASLAGCIGDDPGDGNGNGNGNGNGNGNGNGNGNGNGGGDIDEITLTLTQFPDTQDPLDHITGDYFNVYDHIYEPLFDFQPGEGIFPRVAEDWEAQDDGTTEIYLRDDVVFHNGDDLTAEDVAWTINRTVDPEMGVQSPIGTYGLGSIEGAEAVDDTTVAVNYGASAGLAEFEFGNYARAMNQQWAIDNFDAENEAIAGAEPEAFNGTGPYEVVEYTSGEEIVVEAFDDYWGDQPPFSRVTFNASGESSSRVAALETGESDVTMNILPEDVTTVQDADGIDIRNVTSFRNIFCPMKNTVEPFDSQEFRQAMNYAVDNEAIVDEILSGFGEPRGQPVAPGINGFNDELGPYEHDPGRAESLVEDSGYGDVEITLTAPQGRYLNDAAIGERVADMIDQLDNVSCEAEIVDFPVVSDANQAGVEPGEFDIPFYMIGWGTITGDTDYGVQGFFTIPDNPSRTFDDEELSDAILETQQIDDPEERTQALQDVNALAREKAPFVFLHTQESIYGANSNIQWEPREDETIYIWEMEG; from the coding sequence ATGCAGGGTGCTGACAAACTCACGACGAACCGCCGGAACGTTCTCCGATACACAGCTGGTGCGACCACGCTCGGACTCGCATCGCTCGCCGGTTGTATCGGTGACGACCCGGGAGATGGTAACGGGAATGGAAACGGGAACGGCAACGGAAACGGGAATGGCAACGGAAACGGCAACGGTAACGGCGGTGGCGACATCGACGAAATCACGCTGACGCTGACGCAGTTCCCGGACACGCAGGATCCGCTCGATCACATCACCGGGGACTACTTCAACGTCTACGACCACATTTACGAGCCGCTCTTCGACTTCCAACCCGGCGAGGGTATCTTCCCTCGCGTCGCCGAGGACTGGGAAGCACAGGACGACGGTACGACGGAGATTTACCTCAGGGACGACGTCGTCTTCCACAACGGTGACGACCTCACCGCAGAGGACGTCGCCTGGACGATCAACCGAACGGTCGATCCCGAGATGGGAGTCCAGAGCCCGATCGGTACGTACGGCCTCGGCTCCATCGAAGGCGCTGAAGCCGTCGACGACACCACCGTCGCGGTCAACTACGGTGCGTCAGCCGGCCTCGCGGAGTTCGAGTTCGGAAACTACGCGCGAGCGATGAACCAGCAGTGGGCGATCGACAACTTCGACGCCGAGAACGAGGCGATCGCCGGCGCCGAACCCGAAGCGTTCAACGGGACCGGCCCGTACGAGGTCGTCGAGTACACCTCTGGTGAAGAAATCGTCGTCGAGGCGTTCGACGACTACTGGGGCGATCAGCCGCCGTTTAGCCGGGTCACGTTCAACGCCTCAGGCGAGTCGAGCAGCCGCGTCGCCGCCCTCGAGACCGGCGAGAGCGACGTGACCATGAACATCCTTCCCGAGGACGTGACGACGGTGCAGGACGCCGACGGCATCGACATCCGGAACGTCACCAGCTTCCGGAACATCTTCTGCCCGATGAAGAACACGGTGGAACCGTTCGACAGCCAGGAGTTCCGCCAGGCGATGAACTACGCCGTCGACAACGAAGCGATCGTCGACGAGATCCTGAGTGGCTTCGGCGAACCGCGAGGACAGCCGGTTGCGCCCGGAATCAACGGCTTCAACGACGAACTCGGACCCTACGAGCACGACCCCGGCCGCGCCGAGAGCCTCGTCGAGGACAGTGGATACGGCGATGTCGAGATCACGCTCACCGCCCCGCAGGGCCGCTACCTCAACGACGCCGCGATCGGCGAGCGCGTCGCCGACATGATCGACCAGCTCGACAACGTGAGCTGTGAGGCTGAAATCGTCGACTTCCCGGTCGTCTCCGACGCCAACCAGGCCGGCGTCGAACCCGGCGAGTTCGACATCCCCTTCTACATGATTGGCTGGGGGACCATCACGGGCGACACCGACTACGGCGTGCAGGGATTCTTCACGATCCCCGACAACCCGTCGCGCACTTTCGACGACGAAGAGCTCAGCGACGCCATCCTCGAGACCCAGCAGATCGACGACCCCGAGGAACGAACCCAGGCGCTCCAGGACGTCAACGCGCTGGCGCGTGAGAAGGCACCGTTCGTCTTCCTGCACACGCAGGAGAGCATCTACGGGGCGAACAGCAACATCCAGTGGGAGCCCCGCGAGGACGAGACCATCTACATCTGGGAGATGGAAGGGTAA
- a CDS encoding ABC transporter permease — protein MALRKFLIRRILQGVFVIWGVVTVLFGLRAVSPGDPATLMLGEGASRALVERVREEEGLNDPIYVQYLDYVGGLLQGDLGYSWQSSRDVSAMVIERIPATIELTVAATIVAIVIAIPLGVVSATRRNEPSDYGATLFSLLGISTPNFWLGLMLILVMSVWFGIPYPDVATDTFSIGIVHIPYPTYIGYDFYGFPTGRRGVSFADAVRAIVFDQSISEMGTWLHYITLPAITLGTYFTALITRLTRSGMIDELGKPYVTATKAKGLPNPLIRYKHVLRNTMIPIITVLGLQMGSLIGGSVITETVFNWPGLGLRLVDALRIRDWPLMQGIILFIAISFIVINIVVDALYTSLNPQVKNE, from the coding sequence ATGGCACTGAGGAAATTTCTGATCAGGCGGATACTCCAGGGCGTATTCGTCATCTGGGGCGTGGTGACGGTCCTGTTTGGGCTTCGGGCCGTTTCGCCAGGTGACCCAGCGACGTTGATGCTCGGGGAAGGGGCGAGCCGGGCGCTCGTCGAGCGGGTTAGGGAGGAAGAGGGGCTCAACGACCCTATATACGTCCAGTACCTCGATTACGTCGGGGGATTGCTCCAGGGCGACCTCGGCTATTCGTGGCAATCGAGCAGGGACGTTTCGGCGATGGTCATCGAGCGAATTCCGGCGACGATCGAACTCACGGTCGCCGCGACCATCGTGGCGATCGTCATCGCGATTCCCCTCGGGGTCGTCTCCGCGACGCGCCGGAACGAACCCTCCGACTACGGGGCGACGCTGTTTTCCCTCCTCGGGATCAGCACGCCGAACTTCTGGCTCGGGCTGATGTTGATCCTCGTGATGAGCGTCTGGTTCGGCATTCCGTACCCGGACGTGGCCACCGACACGTTCTCGATCGGAATCGTCCACATCCCGTATCCCACCTACATCGGCTACGACTTCTACGGGTTCCCGACCGGAAGACGGGGCGTGAGCTTCGCCGACGCGGTTCGGGCGATCGTCTTCGACCAGTCGATCAGCGAGATGGGAACCTGGTTGCACTACATCACCCTTCCGGCGATCACCCTCGGAACGTACTTTACCGCGCTCATCACCCGGCTCACCCGGAGCGGCATGATCGACGAACTCGGGAAGCCGTACGTGACGGCGACGAAGGCTAAAGGGTTGCCGAACCCGCTGATCCGATACAAACACGTCCTTCGCAACACGATGATTCCGATCATCACGGTTCTGGGTCTTCAGATGGGGTCACTGATCGGCGGGTCGGTCATCACCGAAACCGTCTTCAATTGGCCTGGCCTCGGGCTTCGTCTGGTCGACGCGCTACGAATTCGGGACTGGCCGCTGATGCAGGGAATTATCCTCTTTATCGCCATCTCGTTCATCGTCATCAACATCGTCGTTGACGCGCTGTACACGTCGCTCAACCCGCAGGTGAAAAACGAATGA
- a CDS encoding ABC transporter permease, whose translation MISNRITSNLKQTFVESLLPKVGLVLLVAIILMAMFAPLLATHDPTRTGYYAESGSPYPPLGHSYETQVAQDGEIGDVAVEPTSEHILGTNNVGQDVFSRFVYGARVSLLVALLGTALAIVVGVPVGLIAGYYGGRVDDGLMRVADTMLAFPSLVLAMALVGVFGSSPIYVPDPIVMAGLADGMPESIPIPGTVTVVAGLVIWVWFARVARGEALSLRNQEYVKASKSYGMSSRSILTKHILPNSLTPIIVLATIQVAVVILLEASLAYLGFSGTTLSWGYEIERGQDLLRTRPWIAMFPGVGIMLTVIAVNLLGDWFRDALDPNIEGSERGA comes from the coding sequence ATGATCTCCAATCGAATTACGTCGAATCTCAAACAGACGTTCGTCGAGAGTCTCCTGCCCAAAGTCGGATTGGTTCTCCTGGTCGCGATAATTCTGATGGCGATGTTCGCGCCGTTGCTGGCCACCCACGATCCGACCCGAACGGGATACTACGCTGAGAGCGGTTCGCCGTACCCGCCGCTGGGCCATTCCTACGAGACGCAGGTCGCCCAGGACGGCGAAATCGGTGACGTGGCCGTCGAACCCACGAGCGAGCACATCCTGGGCACCAACAACGTCGGACAGGACGTCTTCTCGAGATTCGTCTACGGTGCCCGCGTTTCGCTGCTGGTCGCCCTGCTGGGAACCGCACTGGCCATCGTAGTTGGGGTTCCAGTCGGGCTCATCGCCGGCTACTACGGCGGCCGCGTCGACGACGGGTTGATGCGGGTCGCCGACACAATGTTGGCGTTCCCCTCGCTCGTCCTCGCGATGGCGCTGGTCGGCGTCTTTGGCTCCTCACCGATCTACGTCCCCGACCCAATCGTCATGGCGGGGCTCGCGGACGGCATGCCCGAATCGATTCCCATTCCTGGTACGGTGACGGTCGTGGCCGGCCTCGTCATCTGGGTCTGGTTCGCGCGAGTCGCCCGCGGGGAGGCCCTGTCGCTGCGGAACCAGGAGTACGTCAAGGCGAGCAAGAGCTATGGGATGTCGAGTAGATCGATCCTCACCAAGCACATCCTCCCGAACAGTCTGACGCCCATCATCGTCCTCGCGACGATTCAGGTGGCCGTGGTGATTCTCCTCGAGGCGTCGCTAGCGTACCTCGGATTCTCCGGCACGACGCTGTCGTGGGGGTACGAAATCGAGCGCGGACAGGACCTCCTCCGGACGCGTCCGTGGATCGCGATGTTCCCCGGAGTCGGCATCATGCTCACGGTGATCGCGGTCAACTTACTCGGCGACTGGTTCCGCGATGCGCTCGACCCGAACATCGAAGGAAGCGAACGAGGTGCCTAA